One Anopheles marshallii chromosome 3, idAnoMarsDA_429_01, whole genome shotgun sequence genomic region harbors:
- the LOC128712847 gene encoding uncharacterized transmembrane protein DDB_G0289901-like has protein sequence MAHGYVHATLTWAVLSLMLGVITEQGYGWNLQPNANYQGAGYFGGRGAGTVGNQGSGGASGGSWSAGAGGFQGQSGGGSTADRASGGVDRAVGIGANQWTGGDSSRALGGVAGGVSTASDSFGGAGTGFQQSGGINSGAHLATGSEGGASYNNQGNSGNFGASNVGLGQFAPHHANRPVTDANAFGGSFGSSGPGFGAGGHYHASRPATYGVQPWRYGAPHYGGYGAARWPWHGNGYVYRVPVAHINPDGSYSFSYYTPHFSREETGHSNGNVEGTYGFQNDGVKHNFSFNAAPDVDLRSSIGDSRVGVPSPDEYGPQSVHSRARLPLVPQTTFQPGLDEQTRTGDGVPNSWASRSGVDAGANDQSSLAVVGLPKASTEASDAAQPTAPAASTTDRNQIVRGSPESVGVNDLEARLSQADGTVTTVPPLGGSVEQVVTRPENEVPSYSNEIGQNDLQDGTVSPDRSYRFGYQTPDAAREETADQAGNVRGSFSYNNEAGRNDMQYIAGAGMGFRPTGGSLSVPNGLGGGGTATGGATGTGLFGGSGAGFGDSGAGGNQGVGGAFGGSGVGFGDSGVVGNQGVGGAFAGTGTGFGGVGAGNRGGQGVGGTFGGSGSGFGDTGVVGNQGGTFGGSGTGAGGAGVFGNQGGQRVGGNFGGSGFGVERGAGGQAGSGVGGNFGGSTAGFGGDDRSRAFGNQGTQTGLRAGTQGAGFGGDGRPLAFGNQGSQLGGGAGGTFGGTNTGLGADGRPLASGNQGAQTGSGTRGTFGGFDGRFGSQAGQGFGSFGNQGTTHNPVTRSPSANGFDNGQWNGSTRRSGSASEDRADENTTVNDEDAEQTTTFGDYGDVAGARLFTNANRRLAQ, from the exons ATGGCGCACGGTTACGTACATGCAACGCTTACCTGGGCGGTGCTTTCGTTGATGTTGGGTGTGATAACAGAGCAAGGATATGGTTGGAATCTGCAACCAAACGCGAATTATCAAGGAGCGGGTTACTTTGGTGGACGTGGCGCAGGCACTGTAGGCAATCAAGGTTCAGGAGGCGCTAGTGGTGGATCGTGGAGTGCGGGAGCTGGTGGTTTCCAAGGTCAATCAGGTGGAGGTAGTACAGCAGATC GAGCTTCCGGTGGAGTGGATCGAGCAGTGGGCATTGGAGCCAACCAATGGACGGGTGGTGATAGTAGTAGAGCTCTGGGAGGAGTAGCAGGAGGAGTGTCCACAGCCAGTGATAGTTTTGGAGGTGCTGGAACAGGTTTTCAGCAGTCGGGTGGAATCAATTCTGGAGCTCACTTAGCGACAG GTTCTGAAGGTGGTGCTAGTTACAACAACCAAGGAAATTCGGGCAACTTTGGAGCTTCTAATGTTGGTCTTGGTCAGTTTGCTCCTCATCATGCTAATAGACCAGTTACTGATGCTAATG CTTTTGGAGGATCTTTCGGATCATCCGGACCAGGGTTTGGAGCAGGTGGACATTATCACGCTAGTCGACCCGCAACCTATGGTGTTCAACCATGGCGCTACGGAGCACCGCATTACGGTGGTTACGGTGCAGCCAGATGGCCGTGGCACGGTAATGGTTACGTTTATCGGGTTCCGGTAGCACACATCAATCCGGACGGAAGTTACAGCTTTTCCTACTACACACCGCACTTTTCCCGCGAAGAAACTGGACACAGCAATGGAAATGTCGAAGGAACGTACGGCTTCCAGAACGATGGTGTGAAGCacaatttttccttcaatgCTGCACCGGATGTAGATCTGCGGTCAAGTATCGGTGACTCCCGCGTGGGTGTTCCTAGTCCGGATGAGTATGGGCCACAGTCGGTTCATTCGCGAGCGCGATTACCATTAGTGCCACAAACAACCTTCCAGCCTGGTTTGGACGAACAGACCAGGACCGGTGATGGAGTTCCAAACAGTTGGGCCAGCCGAAGTGGTGTTGATGCGGGTGCAAATGATCAAAGTTCACTTGCCGTTGTTGGGTTACCGAAAGCATCAACAGAAGCGAGCGATGCTGCACAGCCTACTGCTCCTGCTGCTTCTACTACTGATCGCAATCAAATAGTGCGAGGATCACCAGAATCAGTTGGTGTCAACGATCTGGAAGCGCGATTATCTCAAGCGGATGGAACGGTAACAACTGTTCCCCCACTGGGCGGATCTGTGGAACAGGTGGTGACACGTCCCGAGAATGAAGTGCCCTCCTACAGTAACGAAAtcggacaaaatgatttgca GGATGGTACTGTTTCGCCTGACAGATCGTATCGCTTTGGCTACCAAACACCGGACGCAGCTCGTGAAGAAACTGCCGATCAGGCAGGTAACGTTCGGGGATCGTTTTCCTACAATAATGAAGCGGGCCGCAATGACATGCAGTACATCGCTGGGGCAGGTATGGGCTTTCGTCCAACTGGGGGAAGTTTATCCGTGCCGAATGGCTTAGGTGGAGGTGGTACCGCAACCGGTGGTGCTACTGGAACTGGATTGTTTGGCGGATCTGGCGCTGGTTTTGGAGATAGTGGAGCCGGTGGTAATCAAGGAGTAGGAGGAGCTTTTGGAGGGTCTGGTGTTGGGTTTGGAGATAGCGGAGTTGTTGGTAATCAAGGAGTAGGTGGAGCTTTTGCAGGCACTGGAACTGGTTTTGGAGGGGTAGGAGCTGGAAACCGTGGTGGACAAGGAGTTGGAGGAACTTTTGGAGGATCCGGCTCTGGTTTTGGAGATACTGGAGTTGTGGGCAATCAAGGAGGAACCTTTGGAGGATCTGGTACTGGTGCTGGAGGTGCCGGAGTTTTTGGCAACCAGGGAGGACAAAGAGTAGGAGGTAACTTTGGAGGATCTGGTTTCGGGGTTGAAAGAGGCGCAGGAGGGCAAGCAGGTTCTGGAGTAGGTGGAAACTTTGGAGGATCTACTGCAGGATTTGGAGGTGATGATAGATCTCGTGCTTTTGGAAACCAAGGAACACAAACCGGTCTTAGAGCAGGAACTCAAGGTGCAGGTTTTGGAGGTGACGGTAGGCCATTGGCATTCGGAAATCAAGGATCACAACTGGGTGGAGGCGCAGGCGGTACTTTCGGAGGAACTAACACAGGTTTGGGAGCTGATGGACGCCCGTTAGCTTCTGGCAATCAAGGAGCACAAACCGGTTCCGGCACAAGGGGAACCTTTGGAGGCTTTGATGGAAGATTTGGTAGCCAAGCAGGACAAGGATTCGGATCCTTCGGTAATCAGGGAACTACACATAACCCTGTTACTAGAAGTCCATCTGCAAATGGTTTTGATAATGGTCAATGGAATGGTTCAACACGTCGATCTGGTTCAGCCTCAGAGGATAGAGCTGATGAAAACACCACCGTAAACGATGAAGATGCTGAACAAACAACTACGTTCGGAGATTATGGAGATGTAGCTGGCGCAAGACTGTTTACTAACGCAAACCGTCGTTTAGCGCAGTGA